Proteins found in one Pontibacter sp. SGAir0037 genomic segment:
- a CDS encoding glycosidase, translated as MNTTFQTRLEALQTAHQELVTRPNEKLALGNGVIDRYKYPALTAQHAPLFWRYDLNPETNPFLMERFGINAAFNAGAIKLNGKYLMVVRVEGSDRKSFFAVAESDNGIDNFRFWDRPITMPETENPDVNVYDMRVTQHEDGWIYGVFCTERKDPDAKPGDESSAVAQAGIARTRDLVNWERLPDLKTPSPQQRNVVLHPEFVNGRYAFYTRPQDGFIEAGTGGGIGFGLADTIENAVVEKELIVDQKQYHTVYEVKNGQGPAPIKTEKGWLHMAHGVRNTAAGLRYVLYMFMTDLEDLTKVIYKPGGYFIAPEGEERIGDVSNVTFANGWILDDDGTVFIYYGSSDTRMHVATSTVEQLLDYVVHTPEDKFRSAASVQQINRIIDHNLAFLEAKGKSLATLESAS; from the coding sequence CTACATTTCAAACCAGGCTTGAAGCGTTGCAGACAGCTCACCAGGAACTGGTTACACGCCCGAACGAGAAATTAGCGCTGGGAAATGGTGTGATAGACCGTTACAAGTATCCTGCCCTGACAGCGCAGCATGCTCCTCTTTTCTGGCGTTATGACCTTAATCCAGAAACGAACCCGTTCCTGATGGAGCGCTTTGGCATTAATGCTGCCTTTAACGCCGGTGCCATTAAATTAAACGGGAAATACCTGATGGTAGTGCGTGTGGAAGGAAGCGACCGAAAATCCTTTTTTGCGGTAGCCGAAAGCGACAACGGCATTGACAACTTCAGGTTCTGGGACCGCCCGATCACTATGCCTGAAACTGAAAACCCAGACGTTAACGTGTATGATATGCGCGTAACGCAGCACGAGGATGGCTGGATTTACGGTGTTTTCTGCACAGAACGCAAAGATCCGGACGCAAAACCAGGAGACGAGTCTTCGGCAGTAGCTCAGGCAGGTATTGCTCGTACCCGTGACCTGGTAAACTGGGAACGCCTGCCGGATCTAAAGACACCTTCTCCGCAACAACGCAATGTGGTATTGCACCCAGAATTTGTGAACGGCAGATACGCCTTTTATACACGCCCGCAGGACGGCTTTATTGAAGCGGGCACTGGCGGTGGTATTGGTTTTGGACTGGCAGACACTATAGAAAACGCTGTGGTGGAAAAAGAGCTGATCGTGGATCAGAAACAATACCACACAGTATACGAGGTTAAAAACGGTCAGGGACCCGCTCCTATTAAAACAGAAAAAGGCTGGCTGCACATGGCGCACGGGGTGCGCAATACCGCTGCCGGTCTGCGCTACGTGCTGTATATGTTCATGACGGACCTGGAAGACCTGACAAAGGTTATCTACAAACCAGGTGGCTATTTTATAGCTCCGGAGGGTGAAGAGCGCATAGGCGATGTCTCTAACGTAACGTTCGCCAATGGCTGGATTCTGGATGATGACGGCACCGTCTTCATTTATTACGGCTCCTCGGATACCCGCATGCATGTGGCTACTTCTACAGTGGAACAGCTACTAGACTATGTGGTGCATACACCGGAAGACAAGTTCCGCTCAGCAGCTTCTGTGCAGCAGATCAACCGGATCATCGATCATAACCTTGCATTTCTTGAAGCAAAAGGCAAATCATTGGCAACTCTCGAAAGCGCTTCATGA